One segment of Marvinbryantia formatexigens DSM 14469 DNA contains the following:
- a CDS encoding DUF4194 domain-containing protein, with product MSDINLQITVKEDNFILFKRCIRRLLESTFLLKEKEERLYAFLAKESNRQDVSDYLRMIGYDVLVDEKCELAMLTVNEADAETVGLKRANIVTFSGIQYHLLLALWETYLENLGYDESVFITRGDLIDKLKSFGLQLVSAELKAAFKLFKKYNLIDYDEEENGEDAKIRLYPSLQFGWDIPQFKAVADEYLHTEDEEEENENPPEAETENFGEDDE from the coding sequence ATGAGTGATATCAATTTACAGATCACAGTGAAAGAGGATAATTTTATCCTGTTTAAGCGGTGTATCCGCAGACTGCTGGAATCTACATTCCTTCTCAAAGAGAAAGAAGAAAGACTGTATGCGTTTCTGGCAAAGGAATCCAACCGGCAGGATGTCTCGGATTATCTGCGGATGATAGGTTATGATGTTCTGGTTGATGAAAAGTGTGAGCTTGCCATGCTGACGGTAAATGAGGCGGATGCGGAAACGGTAGGGCTGAAACGCGCAAACATTGTTACGTTTTCGGGTATACAGTACCACCTTCTGCTGGCTTTATGGGAGACTTATCTGGAAAACCTGGGTTATGATGAAAGCGTTTTTATTACCAGAGGGGATTTGATCGATAAGCTGAAGTCATTTGGGCTGCAGTTGGTAAGCGCAGAGCTGAAAGCGGCGTTTAAGCTGTTTAAGAAATATAATCTGATAGATTATGACGAAGAAGAGAACGGAGAGGATGCAAAAATCCGTCTGTATCCATCCCTGCAGTTTGGCTGGGATATTCCGCAATTTAAAGCAGTGGCGGATGAATACCTGCATACAGAGGATGAGGAGGAAGAAAACGAAAATCCTCCGGAAGCGGAGACGGAAAATTTTGGGGAGGACGACGAATGA
- a CDS encoding Wadjet anti-phage system protein JetA family protein produces MPVFENISDKFFNPFCCRNRELYFACIQQLIDKSKEIPVLYETDARNCLIIYLQNSMYAIETENIGEEISSQRSSPENASVILRYFRSCGWITPKEIGRTGDNIASVSSYCRKLVDALHKIFDRDASGAITNHIFSMYEILKSSLEKDSARAIRPYSNICVPLVENECDLKNELLVLKDSIRTIMHAVMEIEDANGFGQFLMKDEMLDRFFNDYFFIKRSGLIPGYIAGIDRMLMRIKKSELYDRMAEEYMELKNVDPVTAREVVDRQFGELDSFINMEYEKEMSYIDKRINTYYNLYSTRMMMVLSNHTNLQQYLNRLLLQMRSMKEEEREKLLNGLSECFKLRSMGYVSRKSFERRRKAKPNTENAAIEREELSQEEKQRLTDELLKETPDRYSMETVRGYLDGLSFPENGLAVSEMAIHTRDDAMMAAASIIYSGSVGFPYEVEFGEGMTETEVARISNIRIKKKERRGQTV; encoded by the coding sequence ATGCCGGTTTTTGAAAATATCAGCGACAAATTTTTTAATCCGTTCTGCTGCCGAAATCGTGAGCTTTATTTTGCGTGTATACAACAGCTCATTGATAAATCAAAGGAGATTCCGGTGCTGTATGAGACGGATGCAAGAAACTGCCTGATTATATATCTGCAAAACAGCATGTATGCAATCGAAACGGAGAATATTGGAGAAGAAATCAGCAGTCAGCGGTCGTCACCGGAGAATGCGTCTGTTATTCTGCGCTATTTCCGGAGCTGCGGGTGGATTACGCCAAAAGAAATTGGCAGAACAGGAGATAATATTGCTTCGGTATCATCTTATTGCAGAAAGCTGGTGGATGCGCTGCACAAAATTTTTGACCGTGATGCGAGCGGCGCAATTACGAATCACATCTTTTCTATGTACGAAATCTTAAAGTCCTCTCTTGAAAAAGACAGTGCCAGGGCGATACGCCCTTATTCTAATATCTGTGTCCCGCTGGTTGAAAATGAATGCGATTTGAAAAATGAGCTGCTGGTGCTGAAGGACAGTATCCGGACGATTATGCATGCTGTTATGGAAATTGAGGACGCGAACGGGTTTGGACAATTTCTGATGAAGGATGAAATGCTGGACAGGTTTTTTAACGATTACTTTTTTATCAAAAGAAGCGGGCTGATTCCGGGATACATTGCGGGAATCGACCGGATGCTTATGCGCATAAAAAAGTCGGAGCTGTATGACCGCATGGCGGAAGAATATATGGAGCTGAAGAACGTCGACCCGGTTACGGCGCGCGAAGTCGTGGACCGCCAGTTTGGGGAGCTGGACAGCTTTATCAATATGGAATATGAGAAGGAAATGTCCTATATTGATAAGAGGATTAATACCTATTACAATCTATATTCAACAAGAATGATGATGGTGCTGAGTAATCATACAAATCTCCAGCAGTATCTCAACCGGTTGCTTCTGCAGATGCGCAGCATGAAGGAAGAAGAGCGGGAGAAGCTCTTAAACGGGCTGTCGGAATGTTTTAAACTGAGAAGTATGGGCTATGTGAGCCGGAAATCCTTTGAGCGGAGGAGAAAGGCGAAACCAAATACAGAAAATGCGGCGATTGAGCGGGAAGAGCTTTCGCAGGAAGAAAAACAGCGGCTGACGGATGAGCTTCTGAAAGAAACGCCGGACAGATATAGTATGGAAACGGTCAGAGGTTATCTGGATGGGCTGTCGTTTCCGGAAAACGGGCTGGCGGTCAGCGAGATGGCAATTCATACCAGAGATGACGCGATGATGGCGGCCGCCAGTATCATTTATTCCGGTAGCGTGGGATTTCCCTACGAAGTGGAATTTGGAGAGGGAATGACAGAGACGGAGGTTGCGCGCATCAGCAATATACGGATTAAGAAAAAGGAGCGGAGGGGACAGACAGTATGA
- a CDS encoding acyltransferase family protein: MKQREYAYDNLKFLLIVLVIAGHLADFYTEPGGNASGSLAVAARGLYGLIYIFHMPAFIFVSGLFAKSALSDKSRAMKRTGEFLVLYILCKLLLGLPSMLLRCTFDFQLLSESGIPWFMLSMALWYAMAYVLEKCRVILKKWNVPVILAANIALACILGYTGVIGDFLCLSKTIVFFPFFWMGLHMDAGKLTDKVSKPVCRAVGAVGILLFVLAAVIQPEFLYALRPLLNGRGDAYAQVAENFANMYPQVDAAAGIAGTAGLMTGTVSGAGITGLLAKPAYGVFWRLAHYAAAAFLIYCLLAVIPKKKLAVSVCGERTLQVYFLHYIFLYPLKIVPVVEKMQTVLPTAVCLLFILVVSALLAVLLSARFITVLFERFHRIWK; this comes from the coding sequence GTGAAGCAGCGCGAGTATGCATATGATAATCTGAAATTTCTGCTGATTGTTCTGGTGATTGCCGGGCATCTTGCGGATTTTTATACAGAGCCGGGAGGAAACGCTTCCGGGTCTCTTGCGGTGGCAGCACGCGGACTATACGGATTGATTTATATATTTCATATGCCGGCGTTTATATTTGTGAGCGGTCTGTTTGCGAAAAGCGCCCTTTCGGATAAAAGCCGTGCGATGAAAAGGACGGGTGAATTTCTGGTGCTGTATATTTTATGTAAGCTGCTTCTGGGGCTGCCGTCCATGCTTCTGCGTTGCACGTTTGATTTTCAACTTCTTTCAGAAAGTGGTATCCCGTGGTTTATGCTCAGTATGGCTCTCTGGTATGCGATGGCTTATGTTTTGGAAAAATGCCGCGTTATTCTGAAAAAATGGAATGTGCCTGTGATACTTGCGGCAAATATTGCACTGGCGTGTATACTGGGATACACAGGTGTCATCGGAGATTTTCTGTGCCTTTCCAAAACGATAGTATTTTTTCCGTTTTTCTGGATGGGACTGCACATGGATGCCGGGAAGCTGACGGATAAGGTGTCGAAGCCTGTCTGTCGGGCGGTGGGCGCGGTCGGGATTCTGCTGTTTGTGCTGGCGGCAGTCATACAGCCGGAGTTTTTATATGCTCTGCGTCCGCTTCTGAATGGTCGCGGGGACGCATATGCGCAGGTTGCGGAGAACTTCGCAAATATGTATCCGCAGGTGGATGCGGCAGCTGGGATAGCCGGGACAGCCGGTCTGATGACGGGGACGGTTTCCGGCGCGGGCATAACCGGTCTGCTGGCAAAGCCGGCGTATGGTGTATTCTGGCGGCTGGCGCATTATGCGGCGGCTGCGTTTCTGATATATTGCCTGCTTGCGGTTATCCCAAAGAAAAAGCTGGCGGTATCTGTGTGCGGAGAGCGCACTCTGCAGGTTTATTTTCTGCATTATATTTTTCTCTACCCGCTGAAAATCGTTCCGGTCGTAGAAAAAATGCAGACCGTACTGCCTACGGCGGTGTGCCTGCTGTTTATACTTGTGGTGAGCGCGTTGCTGGCTGTTTTGCTGTCAGCGCGATTTATCACAGTGCTATTTGAGCGGTTTCACAGGATATGGAAATGA
- the rsmI gene encoding 16S rRNA (cytidine(1402)-2'-O)-methyltransferase gives MAGKLYLCATPIGNLEDMTLRVLRTLQEADLIAAEDTRNSIKLLNHFDIKTPMTSYHEYNKIEKGKDLIRQMQSGKTVALITDAGTPGISDPGEELVRMCYEAGVEVTSLPGACACVTALTLSGLPTRRFCFEAFLPTEKKERQEILKELETETRTIILYEAPHRLVRTLEELAEFLGERGISVCRELTKKHETVFQTTVAEALEYYREHAPKGECVLVIEGKSRDAIRAEEQKKWEELSVKEHMEHYLSQGIDKKEAMKLVAKDRGVSKRDIYQELLEK, from the coding sequence ATGGCGGGGAAATTATATTTATGTGCGACACCAATCGGGAATCTGGAGGATATGACGCTGCGTGTGCTGCGCACCCTGCAGGAGGCGGATCTGATTGCGGCGGAGGATACCCGCAACAGTATTAAGCTTCTGAATCATTTTGATATTAAGACGCCGATGACGAGCTATCATGAATACAATAAAATTGAGAAGGGGAAGGACCTTATCCGTCAGATGCAGAGCGGGAAAACGGTTGCACTGATTACAGATGCGGGGACGCCGGGCATTTCCGATCCGGGAGAGGAACTGGTGCGCATGTGCTATGAGGCGGGCGTGGAGGTGACATCCCTTCCGGGCGCCTGCGCCTGCGTGACGGCGCTGACACTTTCCGGGCTGCCCACGCGCAGATTTTGCTTTGAGGCATTTCTGCCGACGGAGAAGAAGGAACGTCAGGAAATTCTGAAGGAGCTGGAGACGGAAACGCGCACGATCATTCTCTACGAAGCGCCGCACCGTCTGGTGCGCACGCTGGAGGAGCTGGCGGAATTTCTGGGAGAACGCGGAATTTCCGTATGCCGTGAGCTGACAAAGAAGCATGAGACGGTGTTTCAGACGACGGTGGCGGAGGCTCTGGAATATTACCGGGAGCACGCACCGAAGGGAGAGTGTGTGCTGGTAATCGAAGGGAAAAGCCGCGATGCTATCCGGGCGGAGGAGCAGAAGAAGTGGGAAGAACTGTCTGTGAAGGAGCATATGGAACATTACCTGTCACAGGGAATCGATAAAAAAGAAGCAATGAAGCTGGTCGCAAAGGACAGGGGCGTTTCAAAAAGAGACATTTATCAGGAGCTTCTGGAGAAATAA
- a CDS encoding tRNA1(Val) (adenine(37)-N6)-methyltransferase — MKIELYEGERIDDLQRNGYRIIQSRDGFCFGMDAVLLSGFVRVRERERVLDLGTGTGIIPILLEAKTPGEHFTGLEIQKRSADMARRSVELNGLSDRISIVEGDIKEAVSIFGRASFDVVTSNPPYMTGNHGLVNPELPKAIARHEILCTLEDVVSQAAHLLRENGRFYMVHRPFRLTEIMTVMVKYHLEPKRMKLVYPYIDKEPNMVLIEGLKGGRSRITVEKPLIVYKEPGVYTDEIYEVYGY; from the coding sequence ATGAAGATTGAGCTTTATGAGGGCGAGAGGATAGATGATCTGCAGCGCAACGGCTACCGCATTATCCAGAGCAGAGACGGCTTCTGCTTTGGAATGGATGCTGTACTTCTCTCCGGCTTTGTCCGGGTGAGGGAGCGGGAGCGTGTTCTGGATCTTGGTACCGGTACAGGAATCATCCCCATTTTGCTTGAGGCGAAAACGCCGGGCGAGCATTTTACCGGACTGGAGATTCAGAAGAGAAGTGCGGATATGGCGCGGCGGAGCGTGGAGCTGAACGGGTTATCGGACAGGATTTCCATAGTTGAAGGAGATATAAAAGAGGCTGTATCCATATTTGGAAGAGCCTCTTTTGACGTAGTTACTTCAAATCCGCCTTATATGACGGGAAATCACGGGCTTGTGAATCCGGAGCTTCCAAAAGCGATTGCCCGTCACGAGATTCTCTGCACACTGGAGGATGTCGTCAGCCAGGCGGCGCATCTTCTGCGCGAAAACGGAAGGTTTTACATGGTACACCGCCCGTTCCGGCTGACGGAAATTATGACGGTGATGGTGAAGTATCATCTGGAGCCGAAGCGGATGAAGCTGGTGTATCCATACATTGACAAAGAGCCAAATATGGTTCTGATTGAGGGTCTGAAGGGCGGCAGAAGCCGTATCACGGTGGAAAAGCCGCTGATTGTATACAAAGAGCCGGGCGTGTATACAGATGAAATTTATGAAGTGTACGGATATTGA
- a CDS encoding PSP1 domain-containing protein, translated as MTKIVGVRFRTAGKIYYFDPKNMMIKRGEHVIVETARGVEYGRVVTGTRDVPEDTVVQPLKPVLRVATAEDDEKVRRNRIREKDAFAICQEKIRKHKLEMKLIDVEYTFDNNKILFYFTADGRIDFRELVKDLASVFKTRIELRQIGVRDETKILGGIGSCGRPLCCHSYLSEFAPVSIKMAKEQNLSLNPSKISGVCGRLMCCLKNEEETYEYLNSRLPNNGDSVVTADGLKGEVQSVNVLRQTVKVLVESDDEKELREYPVSELKFKPRKKKERRKDKDNRQDKDRELAELEAMEKMEKKEGKSKLNED; from the coding sequence ATGACAAAGATAGTTGGGGTCAGATTCCGCACTGCCGGGAAAATCTATTATTTTGACCCGAAAAATATGATGATAAAGCGCGGCGAGCATGTAATTGTCGAAACTGCGCGCGGCGTGGAGTACGGGCGCGTCGTTACCGGGACGCGCGACGTGCCGGAGGATACGGTAGTCCAGCCGCTGAAGCCGGTGCTGCGGGTTGCTACGGCGGAGGACGATGAAAAGGTGCGCCGCAATCGTATCCGCGAGAAGGATGCGTTTGCGATATGCCAGGAAAAAATCCGCAAGCATAAGCTGGAAATGAAGCTGATAGATGTGGAGTACACATTTGATAACAATAAGATACTGTTTTACTTTACGGCGGACGGACGCATTGATTTCCGCGAGCTGGTAAAGGATCTGGCGTCTGTTTTCAAGACAAGAATTGAGCTGCGCCAGATTGGTGTGCGCGATGAGACAAAGATTCTGGGAGGAATCGGTTCCTGCGGACGACCGCTCTGCTGTCATTCGTATCTGTCGGAGTTTGCGCCGGTTTCCATTAAGATGGCGAAGGAGCAGAACCTTTCTCTGAATCCTTCGAAGATTTCGGGCGTTTGCGGCAGACTGATGTGCTGTCTGAAAAATGAGGAAGAGACTTATGAATATCTGAACAGCCGCCTGCCGAACAACGGCGATTCTGTAGTTACGGCGGACGGGCTGAAGGGTGAGGTGCAGAGTGTAAATGTGCTGCGCCAGACGGTGAAGGTGCTGGTGGAATCCGACGATGAGAAGGAGCTGCGCGAGTATCCGGTGAGCGAGCTGAAGTTTAAGCCGCGCAAAAAGAAGGAGCGCAGGAAGGACAAGGATAACCGGCAGGATAAGGACCGGGAGCTTGCCGAGCTGGAAGCAATGGAAAAGATGGAGAAAAAGGAAGGAAAATCCAAGCTAAATGAAGATTGA
- the holB gene encoding DNA polymerase III subunit delta' yields the protein MKGFRQIIGHKDVIAHLQNAIASGKVSHAYILNGEKGSGKKTIARAFAKALNCESDEERPCGKCHSCRLADGGNHPDIMEITHDKPNSISVDDIRGQVVEDVQVRPYSSPYKIYIIDDAEKMTMQAQNALLKTIEEPPSYVVVLLLTTNASSLLQTILSRCVMLNTKPVPDSQVRTYLMEHVKIPDYQADICVAFAQGNIGKAVQLATSENFNEIKGAAIHLLTHLKDMDIADITAAVKAVTEFKVDIRDYLDILAVWYRDVLYFKATNDANGIIFRENLRAIQEQTRRCSYEGIERILEALQKAKARLTANVNFELTMELLFLLIKENGE from the coding sequence ATGAAAGGATTTCGTCAGATAATCGGACATAAGGACGTGATAGCGCATCTGCAGAATGCAATCGCGTCGGGCAAGGTGTCTCATGCATATATTTTAAACGGAGAAAAGGGTTCCGGAAAAAAGACAATCGCGCGTGCGTTTGCCAAAGCGCTGAATTGTGAGAGCGATGAGGAAAGGCCCTGTGGCAAATGTCACTCATGCCGTCTGGCAGATGGCGGGAATCATCCCGATATCATGGAAATCACACATGATAAGCCGAACAGCATCAGCGTTGACGATATCCGCGGACAGGTCGTGGAGGATGTGCAGGTGCGTCCGTACAGCAGCCCGTACAAAATATATATTATTGATGACGCGGAAAAAATGACGATGCAGGCGCAGAACGCGCTTCTGAAAACAATAGAGGAGCCGCCCTCTTATGTGGTAGTGCTGCTTCTTACCACGAATGCATCCTCGCTGCTGCAGACGATTCTGTCGCGCTGTGTGATGCTGAACACGAAGCCGGTGCCGGATTCCCAGGTGCGCACGTATCTTATGGAGCACGTGAAAATTCCGGATTATCAGGCGGATATCTGTGTTGCATTTGCGCAGGGGAATATCGGAAAAGCGGTACAGCTTGCGACGTCGGAAAATTTCAATGAGATTAAGGGCGCAGCCATTCATCTGCTGACGCATCTGAAGGACATGGACATTGCGGATATTACGGCGGCGGTGAAAGCGGTGACGGAGTTTAAGGTGGACATCCGCGATTATTTGGATATCCTTGCTGTCTGGTATCGTGATGTGCTGTATTTTAAGGCGACAAACGATGCGAACGGGATTATTTTCCGTGAAAACCTGCGTGCAATCCAGGAACAGACGAGACGCTGCTCCTATGAGGGCATTGAGCGGATTCTGGAGGCTCTTCAGAAAGCAAAGGCGCGTCTGACGGCAAATGTAAACTTTGAACTGACGATGGAACTGTTGTTCCTTTTGATAAAAGAGAATGGAGAGTAG
- a CDS encoding guanylate kinase yields MGKLFYIMGKSSTGKDTIFKEIAGRPELGLRNLVMYTTRPIREKETDGVEYHFVTDAEAEELQRQGKIIELRAYQTVHGIWKYFTVDDEHTDLEHFDYIAIGTLESYVKLREYYGKDRVVPIYIEVDDGNRLERALKRERKPQNRKFEEMCRRFLADAVDFSEENLQKAGITRRFHNDNDREECMQEVAEFIRQCQKEGSRA; encoded by the coding sequence ATGGGAAAATTATTTTATATTATGGGTAAAAGCTCTACAGGGAAGGACACGATATTCAAGGAAATAGCGGGCAGACCGGAGCTGGGGCTTAGAAATCTGGTGATGTATACGACCAGACCGATTCGTGAGAAGGAAACCGACGGCGTGGAGTATCATTTTGTCACGGATGCTGAAGCGGAGGAGCTGCAGCGTCAGGGAAAGATTATAGAGCTGCGCGCTTATCAGACCGTTCACGGTATCTGGAAGTATTTCACGGTGGATGATGAGCATACAGATTTGGAGCATTTCGATTACATTGCAATCGGGACGCTGGAGTCTTATGTGAAATTGAGGGAATACTACGGGAAGGATAGGGTGGTCCCCATTTATATAGAAGTGGATGATGGAAACCGCCTGGAGCGCGCGCTCAAGCGGGAGCGCAAGCCGCAGAACCGTAAGTTTGAGGAAATGTGCAGAAGATTTCTGGCGGACGCGGTGGATTTTTCAGAGGAAAATCTGCAGAAGGCGGGGATTACGCGGCGTTTTCACAATGATAATGACCGGGAGGAATGTATGCAGGAGGTTGCAGAATTCATCCGCCAGTGCCAGAAAGAAGGGAGCAGGGCATGA
- a CDS encoding ISAs1 family transposase has protein sequence MQELLEWMEYIEDSRQQSKVRHTLKDILVIVLFATLANADDWVEMALFAEDYQDYLRKYIELKNGPPSHDTLRRVMGMVSPEILQQLYGKWQERLNRNEGELLKKIICIDGKTMRSNKRNGEKPGHIVSAWSKEDGYCLGQKAVGEKSNEITAIPELLEKIQVKGQIVTIDAMGTQTAIAEKIRNKRADYVLSLKANQGTLYEDVREYFEDPEFRKEIKERGIYKKTQEKAHGQIETREYYQTEKIKWLSQKKAWKGLKSIIMERKTLEKEGKRLIEYRYFISSLKEEIETVSRAVRGHWSIESMHWHLDVTFREDANTTIDKMAAQNLNIIRKWSLSILKTAEVSRHKLSMRKKRYVIGLRPIKHLEEVLES, from the coding sequence ATGCAGGAATTATTAGAATGGATGGAATATATTGAAGACAGCCGCCAGCAAAGCAAAGTCCGGCATACGTTAAAGGATATCCTGGTAATTGTGCTGTTTGCGACTCTTGCAAATGCAGATGACTGGGTAGAAATGGCCCTGTTTGCTGAGGATTATCAGGATTATTTGCGTAAGTACATTGAACTGAAAAATGGTCCGCCATCGCATGATACCCTGCGGCGGGTTATGGGAATGGTGTCACCGGAGATCCTGCAGCAGCTTTATGGGAAATGGCAGGAGCGGTTAAACAGGAACGAAGGGGAACTGCTGAAAAAAATCATATGTATTGATGGTAAAACCATGCGTTCCAATAAGAGGAATGGAGAGAAACCCGGCCATATTGTTTCCGCGTGGAGTAAGGAAGACGGGTACTGCCTTGGGCAGAAGGCTGTCGGGGAAAAGAGCAATGAGATAACAGCCATTCCTGAGTTACTGGAGAAAATACAGGTAAAAGGGCAGATTGTAACCATAGATGCAATGGGGACCCAGACAGCGATAGCAGAAAAGATAAGGAATAAGAGGGCAGATTATGTTCTTTCGTTAAAAGCAAACCAGGGAACATTATATGAGGATGTAAGAGAATATTTTGAAGACCCGGAGTTCCGGAAGGAGATAAAGGAAAGGGGAATTTATAAGAAAACACAGGAAAAAGCACATGGACAGATTGAAACAAGGGAGTATTACCAGACGGAAAAAATAAAATGGCTAAGCCAGAAGAAAGCCTGGAAAGGTCTGAAAAGTATCATAATGGAACGGAAGACATTGGAAAAAGAAGGGAAGCGGCTGATAGAATACCGGTATTTTATCAGCAGTCTGAAGGAAGAAATAGAAACAGTAAGCCGGGCGGTAAGAGGTCATTGGAGTATAGAGAGTATGCACTGGCATTTGGATGTGACATTCCGGGAAGATGCAAACACAACGATTGATAAGATGGCGGCACAGAACCTGAATATTATCAGGAAATGGAGTTTAAGTATACTGAAGACAGCAGAGGTGTCAAGACATAAATTATCCATGAGAAAAAAGAGATATGTAATTGGATTGCGTCCAATCAAGCATTTGGAAGAAGTATTGGAATCTTAA
- a CDS encoding saccharopine dehydrogenase family protein, with protein sequence MRMMLVGAGAVGESILKILQWRDPDSAWLSYVLICDYDEKRAQEVAAMLGDERRFAVSKVNATDREEMQRLIREHHIDFVMDAAPPFASNIIFDAAFETGCNYASMGTWSVPMEKPAYGLGIENSYLEPMTKYNFDRHEAWRRKGQMAVICIGIDPGVVNVFAKYAATELLDEICEVHVKDGGNLSVPGADPDDIMFGFNVWTVLDEVMNPNVEYDEDKGGFFVEKAFAGQETFEMPEGVGCNTLVKVEHEEVVTLPRYLKQYGLKKATFKISLDENLITALKVLDRLGLRSLHPVQVGGVQVVPRDVVAACAPQPKDIGSEMTGKMLVGVHCVGKKNGERKEYFLYQPFDNQESMKRWGCQAVTAQTGFGAALALELIGRGIWKDAGVFSPEYFEPKPYLKLMEESGFRYEIKELPA encoded by the coding sequence ATGAGAATGATGCTGGTTGGAGCGGGTGCTGTCGGAGAGAGCATTTTAAAAATTCTGCAGTGGAGGGACCCGGACAGCGCATGGCTCTCTTATGTGCTGATTTGCGATTATGATGAAAAACGGGCGCAGGAAGTGGCAGCGATGCTTGGCGATGAGAGGCGTTTTGCGGTATCAAAGGTGAATGCCACAGACCGGGAGGAAATGCAGCGGCTTATCCGGGAGCATCATATTGATTTTGTGATGGACGCTGCGCCGCCTTTTGCAAGTAACATAATATTTGATGCGGCATTTGAGACGGGCTGTAATTATGCCAGCATGGGAACATGGTCGGTCCCGATGGAGAAGCCGGCTTACGGTCTGGGAATCGAGAACAGCTATCTGGAACCGATGACAAAATACAACTTCGACCGTCATGAAGCATGGCGCCGAAAGGGACAGATGGCGGTAATCTGCATCGGTATCGACCCAGGTGTAGTGAATGTGTTTGCCAAATATGCGGCGACGGAGCTGCTGGATGAAATTTGTGAGGTGCATGTGAAGGACGGAGGGAATCTGTCCGTTCCGGGCGCGGACCCGGATGACATCATGTTCGGTTTTAATGTGTGGACTGTCCTGGATGAGGTGATGAATCCCAATGTGGAATATGATGAGGATAAAGGCGGATTTTTTGTGGAAAAAGCATTTGCGGGGCAGGAAACCTTCGAGATGCCGGAAGGTGTCGGATGCAACACACTGGTGAAAGTGGAGCATGAGGAGGTTGTAACGCTGCCGCGTTATCTGAAGCAGTATGGTCTGAAGAAAGCGACCTTTAAAATCAGCCTGGATGAAAATCTTATTACGGCGCTTAAAGTTCTGGACAGACTGGGACTTCGCAGCCTTCATCCGGTGCAGGTGGGCGGCGTGCAGGTGGTGCCCCGCGATGTAGTGGCGGCGTGCGCGCCGCAGCCGAAGGACATTGGCAGTGAGATGACGGGCAAAATGCTGGTGGGAGTTCATTGTGTTGGAAAGAAAAACGGAGAGCGAAAAGAGTATTTTCTTTATCAGCCCTTCGATAACCAGGAATCCATGAAGCGCTGGGGCTGTCAGGCAGTGACTGCCCAGACCGGTTTTGGGGCGGCGCTGGCACTGGAGCTGATCGGACGCGGCATCTGGAAGGACGCCGGGGTATTTTCGCCGGAATACTTCGAACCGAAGCCGTATCTGAAGCTGATGGAGGAGAGCGGTTTTCGTTATGAGATAAAAGAGCTGCCGGCGTAA